One part of the Arabidopsis thaliana chromosome 1 sequence genome encodes these proteins:
- a CDS encoding transmembrane protein, putative (DUF2358) (Uncharacterized conserved protein (DUF2358); FUNCTIONS IN: molecular_function unknown; INVOLVED IN: biological_process unknown; LOCATED IN: chloroplast; EXPRESSED IN: 21 plant structures; EXPRESSED DURING: 13 growth stages; CONTAINS InterPro DOMAIN/s: Protein of unknown function DUF2358 (InterPro:IPR018790); Has 45 Blast hits to 45 proteins in 18 species: Archae - 0; Bacteria - 4; Metazoa - 0; Fungi - 0; Plants - 41; Viruses - 0; Other Eukaryotes - 0 (source: NCBI BLink).), with the protein MTTSSFLLPASPPSAAFLRRRFFRHSWLSSKIHHRLPQVMNDSTRTEVSIDKSEVDKLVDKIDFGELCNDFECTSSPQVESTARQLVRDILEIREGNRAFACYAVSVKYKDPVRSFTGREKYKRPMWITSGLENPTVTVQEMVMLSTSVLRIKWTVKGKPKSILAAVSGDLIVKVKSEFTLNQISGQVFEHEESWDLSSSSPIAQAYFWTSRRLFAASESAKDVADVTKDLTANLTTRKEDTDIYRDPTDPNKFFQRDNSFERDVYQIALFLAIVYFVVQFLKNTI; encoded by the exons ATGACTACTTCTTCCTTCCTCCTCCCTGCTTCTCCTCCCTCAGCCGCCTTTCTCCGGCGGCGCTTCTTCCGCCACTCCTGGCTTTCCTCTAAGATCCACCACCGTCTTCCCCAAG TTATGAATGATTCCACGAGGACTGAAGTATCCATTGATAAATCAGAAGTAGACAAGCTTGTTGACAAGATTGATTTTGGGGAATTATGCAACGATTTTGAGTGCACAAGTAGTCCGCAGGTGGAATCCACAGCTAGACAACTTGTTCGCGACATTCTTGAAATCAGAGAAGGAAATCGTGCCTTTGCATGCTATGCAGTTTCCGTTAAATATAAG GATCCGGTTAGAAGTTTTACAGGTCGTGAGAAGTACAAAAGACCAATGTGGATAACTAGTGGATTAGAGAATCCTACCGTG ACGGTACAAGAGATGGTAATGTTATCGACCAGCGTCTTGCGAATTAAATGGACAGTGAaaggaaaaccaaaatctattCTTGCTGCTGTAAGTGGAGATTTGATAGTAAAAGTCAAATCTGAATTTACTCTTAACCAGATTAGTGGGCAAGTGTTTGAGCATGAAGAGTCTTGGGacttatcttcatcatcccCTATTGCTCAAGCCTATTTCTGGACATCCCGCCGCCTCTTTGCTGCTTCTGAATCCGCAAAAGATGTCGCCGATGTCACAAAAGACTTGACCGCCAATTTGACAACTCGAAAAGAGGACACAGATATATATCGCGATCCAACCGATCCAAATAAG TTTTTCCAAAGAGACAACAGCTTTGAGAGAGATGTGTATCAAATTGCACTGTTTCTAGCCATTGTCTATTTTGTTGTACAGTTCTTGAAGAACACAATCTAG
- a CDS encoding Eukaryotic aspartyl protease family protein (Eukaryotic aspartyl protease family protein; FUNCTIONS IN: aspartic-type endopeptidase activity; INVOLVED IN: proteolysis; LOCATED IN: anchored to plasma membrane, plasma membrane, anchored to membrane; EXPRESSED IN: 10 plant structures; EXPRESSED DURING: L mature pollen stage, M germinated pollen stage, 4 anthesis, C globular stage, petal differentiation and expansion stage; CONTAINS InterPro DOMAIN/s: Peptidase aspartic (InterPro:IPR021109), Peptidase aspartic, catalytic (InterPro:IPR009007), Peptidase A1 (InterPro:IPR001461); BEST Arabidopsis thaliana protein match is: Eukaryotic aspartyl protease family protein (TAIR:AT5G36260.1); Has 3473 Blast hits to 3458 proteins in 317 species: Archae - 0; Bacteria - 0; Metazoa - 737; Fungi - 714; Plants - 1798; Viruses - 0; Other Eukaryotes - 224 (source: NCBI BLink).) — protein MELRRKLCIVVAVFVIVIEFASANFVFKAQHKFAGKKKNLEHFKSHDTRRHSRMLASIDLPLGGDSRVDSVGLYFTKIKLGSPPKEYHVQVDTGSDILWINCKPCPKCPTKTNLNFRLSLFDMNASSTSKKVGCDDDFCSFISQSDSCQPALGCSYHIVYADESTSDGKFIRDMLTLEQVTGDLKTGPLGQEVVFGCGSDQSGQLGNGDSAVDGVMGFGQSNTSVLSQLAATGDAKRVFSHCLDNVKGGGIFAVGVVDSPKVKTTPMVPNQMHYNVMLMGMDVDGTSLDLPRSIVRNGGTIVDSGTTLAYFPKVLYDSLIETILARQPVKLHIVEETFQCFSFSTNVDEAFPPVSFEFEDSVKLTVYPHDYLFTLEEELYCFGWQAGGLTTDERSEVILLGDLVLSNKLVVYDLDNEVIGWADHNCSSSIKIKDGSGGVYSVGADNLSSAPRLLMITKLLTILSPLIVMAFTSLA, from the exons ATGGAACTGAGGAGAAAATTGTGCATTGTGGTTGCAGTTTTCGTAATTGTGATCGAATTTGCATCAGCCAATTTCGTGTTTAAGGCACAACACAAGTTCgcagggaagaagaagaacctcgAGCATTTCAAGTCTCATGACACGCGCCGCCACTCTCGGATGCTCGCTTCCATTGATCTCCCTCTTGGCGGAGACAGCCGCGTAGACTCTGTcgg TTTATACTTCACTAAAATCAAGCTAGGGTCGCCACCAAAGGAATATCATGTACAAGTTGATACAGGAAGTGATATACTTTGGATAAATTGCAAGCCGTGTCCAAAATGTCCCACGAAAACTAATTTGAAt TTTCGTTTATCGTTGTTCGACATGAATGCTTCTTCGACTTCGAAGAAGGTTGgttgtgatgatgatttttgCTCTTTCATTTCGCAATCGGATAGCTGTCAACCCGCTCTTGGATGTAGTTATCACATTGTCTATGCGGACGAAAGCACAAGTGATGGAAAGTTTATAAGGGACATGTTAACACTTGAACAAGTTACTGGCGATCTTAAAACTGGACCACTTGGTCAAGAAGTTGTATTCGG GTGTGGAAGTGATCAATCTGGACAACTTGGGAATGGTGACTCAGCAGTTGATGGTGTTATGGGATTTGGGCAATCAAATACCTCTGTCCTTTCACAACTAGCTGCCACGGGCGATGCGaaaagagttttttcgcatTGCTTGGATAATGTTAAAGGAGGTGGGATTTTTGCTGTTGGTGTAGTGGATTCTCCAAAAGTTAAAACAACTCCTATGGTACCTAATCA GATGCATTACAATGTAATGTTGATGGGAATGGATGTGGATGGAACTTCTCTTGACCTTCCACGAAGTATTGTGAGGAACGGAGGAACCATTGTTGATAGTGGTACAACTTTGGCTTACTTTCCAAAGGTTCTTTATGACTCCTTAATAGAAACG ATTCTTGCTCGTCAACCTGTAAAACTTCACATAGTAGAGGAGACCTTCCAATGTTTTAGCTTTAGTACAAA CGTGGATGAGGCGTTCCCACCAGTAAGTTTTGAGTTTGAGGACTCTGTCAAACTAACCGTTTATCCGCATGATTATCTTTTCACACTTGAG GAAGAGTTGTACTGCTTTGGTTGGCAAGCTGGTGGACTGACAACAGATGAAAGATCAGAAGTCATTCTCTTAGGAG ATTTGGTGCTCTCGAACAAGTTAGTAGTATACGATCTGGATAACGAGGTGATCGGATGGGCAGATCATAACT GTTCATCAAgcatcaaaataaaagacGGATCAGGAGGTGTTTACTCGGTCGGCGCAGACAATCTCTCATCGGCTCCTCGTTTGTTGATGATCACAAAGCTTCTTACAATTTTGTCACCATTGATCGTAATGGCTTTTACTTCCTTAGCATAG
- a CDS encoding Protein kinase superfamily protein (Protein kinase superfamily protein; FUNCTIONS IN: protein kinase activity, kinase activity, ATP binding; INVOLVED IN: protein amino acid phosphorylation; LOCATED IN: cellular_component unknown; CONTAINS InterPro DOMAIN/s: Protein kinase, catalytic domain (InterPro:IPR000719), Serine/threonine-protein kinase-like domain (InterPro:IPR017442), Protein kinase-like domain (InterPro:IPR011009); BEST Arabidopsis thaliana protein match is: Protein kinase superfamily protein (TAIR:AT1G65190.1); Has 23233 Blast hits to 22999 proteins in 991 species: Archae - 0; Bacteria - 1242; Metazoa - 1932; Fungi - 104; Plants - 19241; Viruses - 13; Other Eukaryotes - 701 (source: NCBI BLink).) produces MGWLRKKKKPKSDIASERGAKLLEELIECCDGKSNPIKFFSADEILKATNDFSDSNFVLRLEVPFKWYSGKNENHPMILIKKDVGWWSGLRVDRLCRDIAVSSMVSGHKNFMKLVGCCLELDYPVMVYHSVKKHYKLEISEQPWKKRMKIAEDIATALAYLHTAFPRPFVYRILSHWNILLDEDGVAKLTDFSHCVSIPEGETFVRVDRDVGLYSYFADNYVRSGLVSDKTDVFAFGIFMGHRLLLGYEYYFEHYRGEEEESEDGFDSLMKRHARNLLSTLKEDRPMEEIADSKMIEKMGQISEQERCQMKAFLKLSLRCTGPSEEVPTMVEVAKELNKIQRSLFNDSSSLSSGQTQLDSAQDISSTVVLSN; encoded by the coding sequence ATGGGTtggctgaggaagaagaagaagccaaaatcCGATATAGCGTCCGAGAGAGGGGCCAAGTTGTTAGAAGAGCTCATCGAATGTTGCGATGGCAAATCCAATCCCATCAAATTCTTCTCTGCTGATGAGATCCTCAAAGCCACCAACGATTTCAGCGactctaattttgttttacgaTTAGAAGTTCCCTTCAAATGGTATTCTGGTAAGAACGAGAATCATCCCATGATACTAATCAAGAAAGATGTTGGCTGGTGGAGTGGCTTGAGAGTAGATCGTTTGTGCCGCGACATAGCAGTTTCATCGATGGTGAGTGGTCACAAAAACTTCATGAAGTTGGTTGGATGTTGTCTTGAGTTAGATTATCCAGTCATGGTGTATCATAGTGTTAAGAAACATTACAAATTAGAAATAAGTGAACAGCCAtggaaaaagagaatgaagatAGCAGAAGATATCGCTACTGCTTTAGCTTACCTTCACACCGCCTTCCCTAGGCCCTTTGTATATAGGATTTTGTCTCATTGGAATATCTTATTGGATGAAGATGGTGTCGCCAAGCTGACTGATTTCTCTCACTGCGTCTCAATCCCAGAAGGAGAAACATTTGTCCGGGTTGACAGAGACGTGGGATTATATAGTTACTTTGCTGATAATTACGTTAGGAGTGGCCTAGTCTCAGATAAAACAGATGTCTTTGCCTTTGGAATCTTTATGGGTCATAGGCTTCTATTAGGATACGAATACTATTTCGAGCATTAtcgaggagaagaagaagaaagtgaagatgGATTTGACAGTCTGATGAAAAGACATGCTCGGAATTTGCTCTCAACATTAAAGGAAGACAGACCAATGGAAGAGATTGCAGATTCAAAGATGATAGAAAAGATGGGTCAAATTTCAGAACAAGAGCGTTGTCAAATGAAAGCTTTCTTGAAGCTATCACTGAGATGCACCGGCCCTAGTGAAGAAGTTCCAACGATGGTGGAAGTGGCCAAAGAACTAAACAAGATTCAAAGATCTCTTTTTAacgactcttcttctctttcttcaggTCAAACCCAACTCGACTCTGCCCAAGACATTTCTTCCACAGTGGTCCTCTCAAATTAG